One Deltaproteobacteria bacterium DNA segment encodes these proteins:
- the lpxD gene encoding UDP-3-O-(3-hydroxymyristoyl)glucosamine N-acyltransferase, whose product METTLGDLQRMVGGELHGDPELRISGVAPLESASAGDISFVISPKYSSAARSSKAAAFVVPRGMEDFQKPRVVHGNPYLALAKILALFSHDVVQAAGVSSAAHLDPGVKLGKDVSVHPGVYVGEAAVLGDRVILLPGVYIGAGVHIGEDCLIYPNATILERCRLGKRVIVHSGTVIGSDGFGYAQEDGRHVKIPHLGIVQIDDDVEIGANCTVDRGTLGRTWIKRGVKIDNLVQIAHNVVIGENSIIVAQVGISGSTRLGKHVVLAGQVGVAGHLEIGDGVRVGGQSGVAKSIAPGETVSGSPAIRHQDWLRNCGIMKRLPDLYREMRELEQRLNHIEQIVGARGKGLE is encoded by the coding sequence ATGGAAACAACCCTGGGCGACCTGCAGCGAATGGTTGGCGGTGAACTGCATGGGGACCCGGAGTTGAGAATCTCCGGGGTTGCTCCTCTGGAGAGTGCCTCAGCTGGTGACATCTCTTTTGTTATATCTCCCAAATACAGTAGTGCAGCCAGGTCATCAAAGGCTGCTGCTTTCGTCGTTCCTCGAGGTATGGAAGATTTCCAAAAACCGCGGGTTGTTCACGGTAATCCCTATCTAGCCCTTGCCAAGATTCTTGCTCTGTTCAGTCACGATGTTGTTCAGGCCGCCGGAGTGAGCTCCGCAGCTCATCTGGATCCTGGGGTAAAGTTGGGCAAGGACGTTTCTGTACATCCAGGGGTCTATGTTGGCGAGGCAGCAGTCTTGGGTGATCGGGTAATCTTGTTGCCAGGGGTTTATATTGGTGCCGGTGTTCACATTGGGGAAGACTGTCTAATTTACCCGAATGCCACCATTCTCGAGCGGTGCCGCCTTGGCAAGAGAGTAATAGTCCATAGCGGCACGGTAATAGGCAGTGACGGCTTCGGTTATGCCCAGGAAGACGGCCGCCATGTGAAGATTCCCCATCTCGGCATAGTGCAAATCGATGATGATGTGGAAATAGGGGCTAACTGCACTGTTGATCGAGGGACGCTGGGGAGAACCTGGATCAAGCGCGGAGTCAAGATAGATAACCTTGTGCAGATAGCCCATAATGTGGTTATCGGTGAGAACAGCATTATTGTTGCCCAGGTGGGAATCTCAGGCAGTACTCGCCTTGGAAAGCACGTGGTGCTGGCGGGCCAGGTGGGGGTGGCGGGACACCTCGAGATAGGTGATGGAGTGCGAGTGGGAGGACAATCTGGAGTTGCCAAGTCTATTGCACCTGGGGAAACCGTGTCGGGCAGCCCTGCCATTCGTCATCAGGACTGGTTGCGCAACTGCGGCATCATGAAGAGGCTGCCAGACCTCTACAGAGAGATGCGAGAACTGGAGCAAAGGCTGAACCATATCGAACAAATAGTTGGTGCTCGTGGCAAGGGGTTGGAGTGA
- the fabZ gene encoding 3-hydroxyacyl-ACP dehydratase FabZ: MIEIGEILRIMPHRYPFLLVDRIEKLDKGSEIVGLKNVTINEPFFIGHFPGKPIMPGVLIVEAMAQVGGVLAFVSSQAELSGSLVYFMGMDKVRFRKPVVPGDQLRLHLKMLRQKRKVFKMRGEAYVGDSLVAEAELMAAIEDTPKKAEASES; this comes from the coding sequence ATGATAGAAATAGGAGAAATTCTCAGAATCATGCCTCATCGGTACCCTTTCCTTCTCGTCGATCGGATAGAGAAGTTGGACAAGGGCAGTGAAATCGTAGGCTTGAAAAACGTAACCATAAATGAACCTTTTTTTATCGGACATTTTCCTGGCAAGCCGATCATGCCGGGAGTGCTTATTGTGGAAGCAATGGCCCAGGTGGGCGGCGTTCTTGCTTTTGTTTCCTCCCAGGCGGAACTGTCAGGCAGCCTTGTCTATTTCATGGGTATGGACAAGGTCCGCTTTCGAAAGCCTGTGGTCCCGGGCGACCAGTTGCGTCTGCACTTGAAAATGCTTCGGCAAAAGAGGAAGGTTTTCAAGATGCGAGGGGAGGCGTACGTTGGTGATTCCCTGGTGGCTGAGGCTGAACTGATGGCTGCAATTGAAGATACTCCAAAGAAGGCAGAAGCAAGTGAGAGCTGA
- the lpxA gene encoding acyl-ACP--UDP-N-acetylglucosamine O-acyltransferase has protein sequence MRAEQRAVRIHPTAIIHTSVKLEPPVEIGPYSVVDAEVTIGKNCKIHAHVHIASYTAIGPRCEIYPFASVGTPPQDLKYDGRRTGTVIGADNVIREFVTINRGSVGGQEITRIGDHNLLMAYSHVAHDCVLGNHVIMANAATLAGHVNVEDFAVLGGLTAVHQYVRIGTHAFVGGKTGVSKDIPPYALAAGDRARLYGINTIGLKRKNFSEEVLRALKDCYRILFRSHKPLRQALAEAERKWGNFAEVRILLDFILGSQRGITR, from the coding sequence GTGAGAGCTGAACAGAGAGCTGTCAGAATTCATCCGACGGCTATTATTCACACCAGCGTCAAACTGGAACCTCCGGTCGAAATCGGGCCATACTCGGTGGTCGACGCGGAGGTTACTATCGGCAAGAACTGTAAGATTCATGCCCACGTCCATATTGCTTCATACACCGCAATTGGACCTCGCTGCGAGATCTATCCTTTTGCCTCTGTAGGTACACCGCCACAGGATCTCAAGTACGATGGTCGCCGTACGGGTACAGTCATCGGTGCTGACAACGTGATCAGGGAGTTCGTTACCATCAACCGGGGCAGCGTAGGGGGGCAAGAGATAACGAGGATCGGCGACCATAACTTGCTGATGGCCTATAGCCATGTGGCGCATGATTGTGTTCTCGGCAATCATGTCATAATGGCCAATGCCGCGACTCTCGCCGGCCATGTCAATGTGGAAGATTTTGCCGTTCTTGGCGGCCTGACCGCAGTGCACCAGTACGTGCGCATAGGCACCCATGCCTTCGTAGGCGGCAAAACAGGAGTTTCCAAAGACATCCCGCCATATGCACTTGCTGCTGGCGACCGGGCTCGTCTCTATGGCATCAACACCATCGGTCTGAAAAGAAAGAATTTTAGCGAAGAAGTACTGCGGGCTCTGAAGGATTGTTACCGGATTTTGTTTCGCAGCCACAAACCGCTTCGCCAGGCACTTGCAGAGGCCGAGCGCAAGTGGGGCAATTTTGCCGAGGTGAGAATCCTGCTGGATTTTATTCTCGGCTCCCAGCGAGGCATAACCCGTTAG
- a CDS encoding Gfo/Idh/MocA family oxidoreductase, giving the protein MIHAADRAGIAIVCKEEQGDFLERQFPVAPACRRASSRGEEQAGNGLPPRIVSGGQQEKISVAVVGVGYLGKFHTEKYASLPDAELVAVVDIDEARACQVAKKFSCQPYFSHQDIIGRVEAVSVVTPTKEHYHIARDLLEAGIHVLVEKPMTVTLPEADILIELARERDLTLQVGHLERFNPAVVTAREHVQQPLFVESHRLASFTERGTEVNVILDLMIHDIDIILSLLSSSLKDLHAVGVRVLTRHIDIASVRLEFTDGCIANLTASRISAKKMRKIRIFQPDSYISLDYAARKVELFRKLNQTGSDGLPEIEYQRLQVADVDPLQEELRAFLHSVRSGEPPVVSGKAGRDALELATLVSDEIQQRTKELSRVLGLAGEG; this is encoded by the coding sequence ATGATTCATGCTGCTGACCGGGCAGGCATTGCCATTGTCTGCAAAGAGGAACAGGGAGATTTTCTTGAACGGCAATTCCCTGTCGCTCCTGCGTGTCGGCGAGCGTCCTCCCGAGGAGAAGAACAAGCCGGCAATGGTTTGCCTCCCCGGATTGTTTCAGGAGGGCAGCAAGAGAAGATTAGTGTGGCTGTGGTGGGAGTGGGCTATCTGGGAAAGTTTCACACTGAAAAATACGCCAGCTTGCCTGACGCGGAGCTGGTTGCTGTGGTGGACATCGACGAGGCCAGAGCTTGCCAGGTAGCGAAGAAATTCTCTTGTCAGCCTTATTTTTCTCACCAGGACATCATTGGTAGGGTTGAAGCGGTAAGTGTGGTGACTCCCACGAAAGAGCACTATCATATTGCCCGGGATTTGCTGGAAGCTGGCATCCATGTGCTCGTGGAAAAACCCATGACAGTGACTCTGCCGGAGGCAGACATTCTCATCGAGTTGGCCAGAGAGAGAGATCTTACTTTGCAAGTAGGACACCTGGAACGGTTCAACCCTGCAGTGGTGACCGCGCGGGAGCACGTGCAGCAGCCGTTGTTTGTGGAATCGCATCGCCTGGCTTCTTTTACTGAACGGGGAACCGAGGTCAACGTCATACTGGATCTTATGATCCATGACATTGACATTATTCTCAGCCTGCTGTCTTCTTCTTTGAAAGACCTGCATGCTGTGGGAGTTAGGGTTCTCACGCGCCATATTGATATTGCCAGCGTACGGCTGGAGTTTACCGACGGCTGCATTGCCAACCTGACAGCGAGTAGGATATCTGCCAAGAAAATGAGAAAGATAAGAATATTTCAACCGGACAGCTATATATCTCTGGACTATGCTGCCAGGAAGGTGGAGCTGTTTCGTAAGCTGAACCAGACGGGTTCTGACGGATTGCCGGAGATAGAATACCAACGTCTGCAGGTGGCCGATGTGGATCCCTTGCAGGAGGAGCTCCGTGCCTTCCTGCACTCCGTACGCAGCGGCGAGCCCCCAGTGGTGAGCGGCAAGGCCGGCAGAGACGCCCTGGAGCTTGCTACCCTGGTGAGCGATGAAATTCAGCAGAGGACGAAGGAGCTCAGCAGAGTCCTCGGCCTGGCCGGGGAGGGCTAG
- the lpxB gene encoding lipid-A-disaccharide synthase, translating to MVKKVFIIAGEASGDLHGASLVKAMRSLDPSITFRGVGGDRMQRAGVVLCGSAASMAVVGATEVAWHLGTIASTFHKCIVTLRTWRPDLVILIDYPEFNMLIARLARKFALKVMYYIGPQVWAWRPGRVNTLCRCVDKMVVVLDFEEDIYRRAGLDVAYVGHPLLDVVIPRSSGDMLEQLGFAGEQKRFIGLLPGSRRGEIKSLLPLMLASAEILATKVDGLHFVVPLAPTIQKRELSDFLQGRNLPLTLIEGRTHQVMQICKVLLAASGTVTLEAAILGTPFVVVYKVNPLTYKLGRALVRVDHLALTNIIAGAAVVPELLQHEAHPGAIAEEVLRLLENSSYQEGMREALARVRQRLGTPGASERAAAIAVEMLAGGKSTCRAAAAARRAP from the coding sequence GTGGTCAAAAAAGTCTTCATCATAGCCGGGGAAGCTTCGGGGGATCTGCACGGCGCCAGCCTGGTAAAGGCTATGCGCTCATTGGATCCCTCCATTACTTTCCGCGGTGTAGGTGGAGACCGTATGCAGCGGGCAGGTGTAGTGCTGTGCGGCAGTGCGGCTTCCATGGCAGTGGTGGGAGCCACTGAGGTTGCCTGGCATCTCGGGACCATCGCCTCAACTTTCCACAAGTGCATTGTCACCCTGCGCACCTGGCGTCCAGACCTGGTCATCCTCATTGACTACCCCGAGTTCAATATGCTCATTGCCAGGCTTGCCAGGAAGTTTGCTCTCAAGGTCATGTATTATATTGGCCCCCAGGTGTGGGCTTGGCGCCCTGGCCGGGTGAATACTCTTTGCAGGTGTGTGGACAAGATGGTGGTTGTCCTGGACTTCGAGGAGGACATTTACCGCAGAGCCGGGCTTGACGTTGCCTATGTGGGTCACCCCCTTCTCGATGTGGTAATACCGCGGAGCAGCGGTGATATGCTTGAGCAGCTGGGGTTCGCAGGGGAGCAAAAGAGATTCATTGGCCTGCTTCCCGGCAGTCGGCGAGGCGAGATCAAGTCATTGCTGCCCCTCATGTTGGCCAGCGCTGAAATTCTGGCAACTAAAGTCGATGGGCTCCATTTTGTTGTCCCACTGGCTCCGACCATTCAAAAGAGAGAGCTCTCTGACTTTTTACAGGGACGAAATCTGCCTTTGACACTGATCGAGGGACGAACCCACCAGGTTATGCAAATATGCAAGGTGTTGCTGGCGGCCTCCGGCACGGTGACACTGGAGGCTGCTATCCTGGGCACCCCATTTGTGGTAGTCTACAAAGTGAACCCCCTGACTTACAAGCTGGGCAGAGCACTGGTCAGGGTGGACCACCTGGCCCTGACTAACATTATAGCTGGTGCTGCCGTTGTTCCGGAGCTGCTGCAGCACGAGGCCCATCCTGGAGCGATAGCGGAGGAAGTTCTGCGGCTGTTGGAAAATTCATCCTACCAGGAAGGCATGAGAGAGGCGCTTGCTCGGGTACGTCAGCGCCTGGGAACTCCCGGGGCATCCGAGAGGGCCGCTGCTATAGCTGTGGAGATGCTTGCAGGCGGGAAGTCTACCTGCAGGGCTGCAGCAGCTGCCAGGCGGGCCCCTTGA
- the msbA gene encoding lipid A export permease/ATP-binding protein MsbA, whose amino-acid sequence MQDRAIYRRLLALVRPFWRPLVLAMACMTGVAVCTALSAYLVKPVLDDIFINKDVGMLKILPVLVLLIFAFKGLCDWGHAYLMNFVGQRIVAQLRQQLYDHLQSLSLAFFDKTPTGVLMSRITNDVNLMQGAVSGALTGLLVDTFSVVGLIFVIFYRDWRLACISMVVLPFAFLPIVKFGRMLRRVSTKRQQSMGDLSVILHETIAGSRIVKAFGMEEYEKSRFARENEKYFNYLMKAVAVRSLSSPVMEFLGGVGIVIIIWYGGYCVIQGISTPGNFFSFLAALLMLYKPVKRLSTINNVLQEGIAAAYRVFELLDTPAETRQDPQAAELPPIREFLEFRQVYFHYGDAPVLEDVNLRVAVGEVVALVGASGAGKTTLVNLIPRFYEVTGGAIVIDGIDIRRVTISSLRSQIAMVTQQTILFNDTVRNNIAYGSLQKSIEEIIAAAKAANAYDFIMKMPKGLDTVIGEQGVRLSGGQRQRLCIARALLKDAPILILDEATSSLDSEAELEVQKALENLMSGRTTLVIAHRLSTIKNADRIVVLANGRIVEEGRHEDLLRAGGEYHRLYELQFAQMESAELSGSRYFTQVRW is encoded by the coding sequence GTGCAGGATAGAGCAATATACAGACGGTTGTTGGCTCTGGTCAGACCCTTCTGGCGGCCACTGGTGCTGGCCATGGCCTGTATGACCGGTGTTGCTGTCTGTACAGCGCTTTCAGCTTACCTCGTCAAGCCGGTACTGGACGATATATTCATCAACAAAGATGTGGGAATGTTGAAGATTCTTCCTGTGCTGGTATTGCTTATTTTTGCCTTCAAGGGCTTGTGCGACTGGGGTCATGCCTACTTGATGAATTTTGTGGGGCAAAGAATAGTCGCCCAGCTGCGGCAGCAACTGTATGACCACCTCCAGAGCCTGTCCCTTGCTTTTTTTGATAAGACCCCCACCGGGGTATTGATGTCAAGAATCACCAATGACGTAAATCTGATGCAAGGGGCGGTGTCGGGAGCGCTTACTGGCCTGCTGGTAGACACCTTCAGTGTTGTCGGACTCATCTTTGTAATCTTCTACCGTGACTGGCGGCTGGCGTGCATTTCGATGGTGGTGCTGCCCTTCGCCTTCCTGCCCATTGTCAAATTCGGCCGCATGCTGCGCCGGGTTAGCACCAAAAGGCAGCAGTCAATGGGCGATCTTTCGGTAATTCTCCATGAGACCATAGCAGGCAGCCGAATTGTCAAGGCATTCGGCATGGAAGAATACGAGAAAAGCCGCTTCGCCAGAGAGAATGAAAAATATTTCAATTACCTGATGAAGGCAGTTGCGGTCCGTTCTCTTTCCTCACCAGTGATGGAATTTTTGGGCGGGGTCGGCATTGTCATCATCATCTGGTACGGGGGCTATTGTGTCATCCAGGGGATTTCCACTCCGGGAAACTTCTTTTCCTTCCTCGCTGCTTTACTGATGCTCTATAAACCAGTCAAGCGATTGAGCACCATAAACAACGTGCTGCAAGAAGGAATTGCTGCAGCCTATCGAGTCTTTGAACTGCTCGATACTCCCGCGGAAACCAGGCAGGATCCGCAGGCAGCCGAACTGCCTCCAATTCGTGAATTTCTCGAGTTTCGGCAGGTGTATTTCCATTATGGCGACGCCCCAGTTCTCGAGGATGTGAATCTCAGGGTGGCCGTGGGCGAGGTGGTGGCTCTGGTTGGAGCCAGTGGCGCGGGCAAGACTACGCTGGTGAACCTCATTCCTCGTTTCTATGAGGTGACCGGGGGGGCTATTGTCATCGATGGCATTGACATTCGCCGGGTGACCATCTCTTCGCTCAGATCCCAGATAGCAATGGTTACTCAGCAGACGATCCTATTCAATGACACTGTTCGCAACAACATCGCCTACGGCAGTCTGCAAAAGAGCATCGAGGAGATCATTGCGGCAGCCAAGGCTGCAAACGCCTATGATTTTATAATGAAAATGCCAAAAGGGCTCGACACCGTCATAGGGGAGCAGGGAGTGCGGCTTTCCGGAGGACAACGACAGAGGTTGTGCATTGCCCGAGCTCTGCTGAAAGATGCTCCCATACTCATCCTGGACGAAGCCACCTCTTCTCTGGACAGTGAGGCCGAGCTGGAAGTACAGAAGGCTCTGGAAAACCTTATGTCCGGGAGAACAACTCTGGTGATTGCCCATAGATTGTCTACTATCAAGAATGCTGACCGCATTGTGGTGCTGGCCAATGGGCGTATTGTGGAAGAGGGACGACACGAGGACCTTCTCCGGGCCGGCGGAGAATACCATCGCCTGTATGAGCTCCAGTTCGCCCAGATGGAGTCGGCCGAATTGTCTGGCAGCAGATACTTTACTCAGGTGCGATGGTGA